From Deltaproteobacteria bacterium, one genomic window encodes:
- the rpsQ gene encoding 30S ribosomal protein S17, with amino-acid sequence MKRRGIRKREIGIVASDKMGKTVTVKVERLVRHPVYKKYIKRYTTYKAHDEENRCNVGDKVLIVETRPLSKTKRWKVKEIIEKTPEI; translated from the coding sequence GTGAAAAGGCGGGGGATTAGAAAGAGGGAGATAGGTATAGTGGCCAGCGACAAAATGGGCAAGACGGTGACCGTAAAGGTGGAACGCCTAGTCCGGCACCCCGTATACAAGAAATATATCAAGCGTTACACCACATATAAGGCCCATGATGAGGAAAATAGATGTAATGTCGGCGACAAGGTCTTGATCGTGGAGACCCGCCCCCTCAGCAAGACCAAGAGGTGGAAGGTAAAAGAGATTATCGAAAAGACGCCGGAGATCTAA
- the rplN gene encoding 50S ribosomal protein L14, whose translation MIQMRTVLDVADNSGARKVGCIKVLGSSKRKYASLGDIIVVSVKDAVPNSKIKKGDVVRAVVVRTRKGVRRPDGSYIKFDDNSAVLINQLNEPIGTRIFGPVARELRAKRFMKIISLAPEVL comes from the coding sequence ATGATCCAGATGAGGACCGTTTTGGATGTGGCCGACAATTCAGGGGCGAGAAAGGTCGGCTGTATAAAAGTCTTGGGGAGCTCGAAAAGAAAATACGCCTCTTTGGGCGACATCATTGTGGTCTCGGTAAAGGATGCCGTCCCCAACTCCAAGATAAAGAAGGGTGATGTAGTGAGGGCCGTGGTTGTGAGGACCAGAAAGGGGGTAAGGAGGCCTGACGGTTCCTATATAAAGTTTGACGACAATTCGGCCGTTTTGATCAACCAGCTCAATGAACCCATTGGCACACGGATCTTCGGCCCTGTAGCCAGGGAATTACGGGCGAAGAGGTTCATGAAGATCATCTCCCTGGCACCGGAGGTCCTTTAA